The following coding sequences are from one Shewanella putrefaciens window:
- the petA gene encoding ubiquinol-cytochrome c reductase iron-sulfur subunit — protein sequence MSNAPVDTGRRRFLTAATAVVGGAGAVAVAVPFIKSWNPSAKAKAAGAPVEVNISKVEPGQLIRVEWRGKPVWVVRRTDDVINALPKHDNKLRDPASVEMQQPDYATNPLRSIKPEFFIAVGICTHLGCSPTYLPDSFGEQVEGVTSGFFCPCHGSKFDMAGRVFQGVPAPLNLVVPPHQYVDDGTVIIGVDKGVA from the coding sequence ATGAGCAATGCGCCAGTCGATACCGGACGTCGCAGATTCCTGACAGCCGCAACCGCCGTAGTAGGTGGTGCTGGTGCCGTCGCTGTAGCGGTTCCTTTCATCAAGTCATGGAATCCGAGTGCCAAAGCGAAAGCTGCAGGTGCACCGGTCGAAGTAAATATCAGTAAAGTAGAGCCAGGTCAGCTGATCCGTGTTGAATGGCGTGGAAAACCTGTATGGGTTGTCCGTCGTACAGACGATGTGATCAACGCCCTACCAAAACACGATAATAAGTTAAGAGACCCTGCTTCTGTAGAAATGCAGCAGCCTGATTATGCAACGAATCCTCTGCGTTCAATTAAGCCAGAGTTCTTTATTGCTGTCGGTATTTGTACACACTTAGGATGTTCACCTACTTACTTACCTGATTCATTTGGTGAGCAAGTTGAAGGTGTGACTTCTGGTTTCTTCTGTCCATGTCATGGCTCTAAGTTCGATATGGCTGGTCGCGTTTTCCAAGGCGTACCAGCTCCATTGAACCTAGTTGTCCCTCCACATCAATACGTTGATGATGGCACCGTGATTATCGGTGTAGATAAAGGAGTGGCGTAA
- the hflC gene encoding protease modulator HflC has product MGRLGIILIAIVLGVVLSSVMVVSEGERAIVARFGEIVKDNVDGKPMTRVFGPGLHFKVPVIDKVKLLDARIQTLDGAADRFVTSEKKDLMVDSYVKWRIYDFEKYYLSTNGGIKANAESLLQRKINNDLRTEFGRRTIREIVSGKRDELQNDALANASESAKDLGIQVVDVRVKQINLPANVSNSIYQRMRAERQAVAKEHRAQGKEQSEIIRATIDANVTVKIAEAERKALTIRGEGDALAAKIYADAYNKDPEFFGFMRSLEAYRASFSGNSDIMVLEPDSEFFKYMKSTSPKK; this is encoded by the coding sequence ATGGGTAGATTAGGTATTATTCTTATCGCCATCGTTTTAGGTGTTGTCCTATCTTCTGTGATGGTTGTGAGTGAAGGTGAGCGAGCTATCGTCGCACGTTTCGGCGAAATCGTGAAAGATAACGTTGATGGCAAACCTATGACTCGCGTTTTCGGTCCTGGATTACACTTTAAAGTGCCAGTGATTGATAAAGTTAAGTTACTTGATGCTCGTATTCAGACATTGGACGGTGCTGCGGATCGTTTCGTTACCTCAGAGAAGAAAGATCTGATGGTGGATTCCTACGTTAAATGGCGCATTTATGATTTCGAAAAATACTACCTGTCCACAAATGGTGGTATTAAAGCGAATGCAGAATCGCTATTACAACGTAAGATAAACAACGATTTACGTACTGAGTTTGGTCGCCGCACTATCAGAGAAATTGTTTCAGGTAAGCGCGATGAATTGCAGAACGATGCGCTCGCAAATGCATCTGAAAGTGCAAAAGACTTAGGTATTCAGGTTGTTGACGTACGTGTAAAGCAAATCAATTTACCTGCGAACGTCAGTAACAGTATCTATCAACGTATGCGTGCCGAACGTCAGGCTGTGGCAAAAGAGCATAGAGCACAGGGTAAAGAGCAATCTGAAATTATCCGTGCGACTATTGACGCTAATGTCACCGTTAAGATTGCTGAAGCTGAACGTAAAGCACTCACTATTCGTGGTGAAGGGGATGCATTAGCCGCAAAGATTTATGCTGATGCTTACAACAAAGATCCTGAATTTTTTGGTTTTATGCGTAGTTTAGAGGCTTATCGTGCAAGTTTCTCTGGTAATTCAGATATCATGGTCTTAGAGCCTGATAGTGAGTTCTTCAAATATATGAAGAGTACATCACCTAAGAAGTAA
- the hflK gene encoding FtsH protease activity modulator HflK — MAWNEPGNKGNDPWGNKGGNDKGPPDLDEVFRNLSKRFGGKGTGSGQSFSSLSLIIILAIALAVWGLSGFYTIKEAERGVALRFGKHIGEIGPGLHWKATFIDEIYPVDIQSVRSIPASGSMLTSDENVVKVELDVQYRILDAYSYLFSAVDANASLREATDSALRYVIGHNKMDDILTTGRDAIRRDTWKELERILEPYKLGLSVVDVNFLPARPPEEVKDAFDDAISAQEDEQRFIREAEAYAREIEPKARGEVERMAQQANAYKEREILEARGKVARFELLLPEYQASPEVTRKRLYLDTMQQVMTDTNKVLIDAKNNGNLMYLPLDKLMKEKPATPELEPKPQQNVNSSSVSTTRISSEPLSGRPSRDDRTRQGRD; from the coding sequence ATGGCTTGGAATGAGCCCGGTAACAAGGGTAATGATCCTTGGGGAAATAAAGGTGGTAACGACAAAGGACCACCGGACCTTGATGAGGTTTTTCGTAATCTTTCAAAGCGCTTTGGCGGCAAAGGGACTGGTTCAGGCCAATCTTTTAGTTCGCTAAGCTTAATCATCATACTTGCCATTGCTTTAGCTGTTTGGGGACTCTCGGGTTTTTATACAATTAAAGAGGCCGAGCGTGGTGTGGCATTGCGCTTTGGTAAACACATTGGTGAGATTGGGCCAGGACTTCACTGGAAAGCGACTTTTATTGATGAAATTTATCCCGTCGACATTCAATCGGTTCGCTCTATTCCTGCGTCTGGTAGTATGCTGACGTCCGATGAAAACGTCGTGAAGGTAGAACTCGATGTACAGTATCGAATTTTAGATGCTTATTCATACCTGTTCAGTGCTGTCGATGCGAACGCCAGCTTACGTGAAGCAACAGATAGCGCCCTGCGTTATGTGATTGGTCACAATAAGATGGATGATATTTTAACGACGGGTCGTGATGCTATTCGCCGCGATACGTGGAAAGAATTAGAACGTATCCTTGAACCATACAAATTGGGTCTCTCGGTTGTGGATGTTAACTTCTTACCGGCACGTCCACCTGAAGAAGTGAAAGATGCTTTCGATGATGCGATTTCTGCCCAGGAAGATGAACAGCGTTTTATTCGTGAAGCTGAAGCTTATGCCCGTGAGATTGAACCTAAAGCGCGTGGTGAAGTTGAGCGCATGGCACAACAAGCTAATGCTTATAAAGAACGTGAAATCTTAGAGGCTCGCGGTAAAGTGGCTCGTTTCGAGTTGTTGTTACCTGAGTATCAAGCATCGCCAGAGGTAACCCGTAAGCGTTTGTATCTTGATACAATGCAACAAGTGATGACAGATACAAACAAAGTACTTATTGATGCTAAGAACAATGGTAACTTGATGTACTTGCCGTTAGATAAGTTAATGAAAGAGAAGCCTGCGACACCTGAACTTGAGCCTAAACCTCAGCAGAATGTCAATTCTTCATCTGTATCAACGACTCGCATTAGTAGTGAGCCTTTGAGTGGACGTCCGTCCCGCGATGATCGTACTCGCCAAGGGAGGGATTAA
- the hflX gene encoding ribosome rescue GTPase HflX: MFDRYEAGETAVLVHIDFSDEERREDLVELQLLVESAGARSVGVITGSRRSPDRKFFVGSGKAEELAALVAATEANVVIFNHALSPAQERNLEQVCQCRVLDRTTLILDIFAQRARTHEGKLQVELAQLRHMSTRLVRGWTHLERQKGGIGLRGPGETQLETDRRLLRGRIKNINKRLERVDKQREQSRRARKRSEMPTVSLVGYTNAGKSTLFNALTSSDVYAADQLFATLDPTLRKLDLPDGAVILADTVGFIRHLPHDLVAAFKATLQETRQAELLLHIVDCADENMADNFEQVQSVLKDIEADEVMQLIVCNKIDLLEDVTPRIEYDDQGKPIRVWVSVQKRLGFDLLLKAITELIGEVIRELTLRIPATAGHYLGQFYRLDAIQQKEYDDLGNCILSVRLSDADWRRLAKQSQGELETFIFDASIEKAVC, translated from the coding sequence TTGTTTGATCGTTATGAGGCGGGAGAAACAGCGGTTCTTGTCCATATCGACTTTTCCGATGAGGAACGCCGAGAAGACTTAGTCGAACTGCAGCTATTAGTTGAATCAGCTGGAGCACGCTCTGTCGGGGTCATTACTGGAAGTCGACGCTCTCCAGATCGTAAGTTTTTTGTGGGATCTGGAAAAGCCGAAGAGTTAGCCGCACTTGTGGCTGCTACTGAGGCGAATGTGGTTATTTTCAATCACGCGTTGAGTCCAGCTCAAGAGCGTAATCTTGAGCAAGTATGTCAGTGTCGTGTACTCGATCGCACTACGCTTATTCTTGATATTTTTGCCCAGCGTGCACGAACCCACGAAGGTAAGTTGCAGGTGGAGCTAGCGCAATTGCGCCACATGTCAACTCGTCTGGTGCGAGGTTGGACTCACCTTGAGCGTCAAAAAGGCGGTATTGGTTTACGTGGTCCAGGGGAAACTCAACTCGAAACCGATAGACGCCTTCTTAGGGGCCGCATTAAAAATATCAATAAACGCTTAGAGCGGGTTGATAAACAGCGTGAGCAGAGCCGACGAGCACGTAAACGCAGTGAAATGCCAACGGTGTCATTAGTCGGCTATACAAATGCGGGTAAATCTACGTTATTTAATGCGCTAACTTCATCCGATGTTTATGCCGCAGATCAGCTATTTGCTACGCTCGATCCAACGCTTAGAAAGTTAGATTTACCCGATGGTGCCGTTATTTTAGCTGACACCGTTGGATTTATTCGCCATTTGCCACATGATCTCGTTGCCGCTTTTAAGGCGACATTGCAAGAGACACGTCAGGCCGAACTATTGCTGCATATCGTTGATTGTGCAGATGAAAATATGGCGGATAATTTTGAACAAGTGCAATCTGTCCTGAAAGACATCGAAGCCGATGAAGTTATGCAATTAATTGTGTGTAACAAAATCGATTTACTCGAAGATGTTACGCCTCGAATTGAGTATGATGATCAAGGCAAACCCATTCGAGTTTGGGTTTCAGTACAGAAGCGTTTGGGATTTGATTTGCTGTTGAAAGCGATTACCGAGCTTATCGGTGAGGTGATTAGGGAGCTTACACTTAGAATTCCGGCAACTGCTGGACATTATCTTGGCCAGTTTTATCGACTGGATGCGATACAGCAGAAAGAGTACGACGATCTGGGGAACTGTATTTTGTCTGTTCGTTTATCGGACGCCGATTGGCGCCGGTTAGCTAAACAGAGTCAGGGTGAGTTAGAAACCTTTATCTTCGATGCGTCGATAGAAAAGGCTGTTTGTTAA
- the hfq gene encoding RNA chaperone Hfq, translating into MAKGQSLQDPFLNALRRERVPVSIYLVNGIKLQGQVESFDQFVILLKNTVSQMVYKHAISTVVPARPFNVTGHQNAQGGYGPQDDVPSGE; encoded by the coding sequence ATGGCTAAGGGGCAATCTTTACAAGACCCATTTTTGAACGCACTACGCCGCGAGCGCGTTCCTGTATCAATTTACTTAGTAAACGGCATTAAACTCCAAGGACAGGTAGAGTCGTTTGATCAATTTGTCATTCTGTTGAAAAACACAGTGAGCCAAATGGTATACAAGCACGCTATTTCTACGGTTGTTCCTGCTCGCCCATTCAATGTCACTGGTCACCAAAATGCCCAGGGTGGATATGGTCCGCAAGACGATGTGCCTAGTGGCGAATAA